The following proteins are co-located in the Macrobrachium rosenbergii isolate ZJJX-2024 chromosome 28, ASM4041242v1, whole genome shotgun sequence genome:
- the LOC136854109 gene encoding uncharacterized protein — protein MNSRSLVWILMMAATVQARPSPQSDDFGVTEALGQATGIGATLFSSVMTTGRAIGEQLRDMASGAFTSATQVALGVNNAVRDTAVSALEGTRQALGTGGEFIGNSIRSGGKFAADTVRNGFQSTRDATNAAGQFVATVGSSALQSGISTAESAGDLARGAVESVGNFANTAGETAGRVLSSGIENFSNPGRF, from the coding sequence ATGAATTCCCGCAGCTTAGTGTGGATACTAATGATGGCTGCCACGGTCCAGGCTAGACCGTCGCCCCAGTCCGATGATTTTGGAGTCACCGAAGCGCTGGGCCAAGCCACCGGTATTGGGGCGACGCTATTCTCGAGTGTCATGACGACGGGTCGAGCCATTGGAGAGCAACTACGTGATATGGCTTCCGGCGCTTTCACCAGTGCTACCCAGGTAGCCCTAGGCGTCAACAACGCCGTGAGAGACACGGCGGTAAGCGCTCTGGAAGGGACACGCCAAGCTTTAGGAACTGGAGGAGAATTCATCGGGAACTCTATCAGGTCTGGTGGCAAATTTGCCGCTGATACCGTCAGAAATGGTTTCCAGTCTACCCGCGACGCTACCAACGCTGCCGGTCAGTTTGTTGCTACTGTCGGCTCGAGCGCTCTCCAGTCCGGTATTTCGACTGCCGAGTCAGCAGGGGATTTAGCTAGAGGAGCTGTTGAGAGCGTGGGCAACTTCGCGAACACAGCCGGTGAAACTGCAGGGAGAGTACTTTCCAGTGGCATCGAGAACTTCAGTAATCCTGGAAGATTCTAA